CAGGAATGGCGAAATTAAGCTGCTTTATATTGCCCCCGAAAGGCTTGTACAACGACCTGAAATCCATATAATGCTTTATGACTCAGATGTCGCATGTCTTGCGATTGATGAAGCACACTGTATCGCTCAGTGGGGACACGATTTTCGTCCGGATTATCGTGAGTTGGACTGGGTTCGTGAGCAATTCCCAAATGCTGTATGTATTGCCACAACTGCCACGGCGACCCCACGAGTCCAAAAGGATATTAAACAATCGCTCAATTTTCCTGAAAGCAATGAGTTCATTGACAGTTTTGACAGAGAAAACCTATTCATTTTCGTTGAACCGCGGTTTGAGTTGCTCGGGCAGACATTAGCATTTCTAAAAAAACACGCTAACGAGTCAGGTATCATCTACTGTCAAAGACGAAAACATGTGGATTGGCTGTGTGAAAATTTAAAAGAGCATGGAATCTCTGCTTTGCCCTATCACGCAGGTCTGGATAACGAAACCCGTACACAAAATCAAGACGCTTTCATCAATGGTGATGCCCGCGTAATAGTTGCTACAATTGCTTTTGGGATGGGTATCGATAAGTCAGATGTTCGGTTTGTTTTGCATGCATGGCTGCCGAAGGATATGGAATCTTATTATCAGGAAATTGGTCGTTCTGGACGTGATGGGGAACGTGCAGAATGCCTATTGTTGTTTAGTCCGGATGATGCAGATACCATCAACGAATTCATTGATGATGGTCATCCATCACAACGCGAAGGACGGATTGAAGCGTTGCAAAAACTCATTGCTTGGGCAACTTCAGACGAGTGTCGCCGGAAAGCATTATTGGATTATTTTGGAGAGCCTTACGAAAACGAAAACTGTGGGATGTGTGATAACTGTCGTAAAGCGAAAATAGAACAGGTGGATTTGACAACGCCTGCTCAAAAGTTCCTATCTTGTCTTCATTGGATTCTCGATTGGATTAATAAAAACAACACAAAGCCAGAAGAGATTTTCGACAAGACATATTTCGTTGGCACTTTGCAAGGCGAGAATATGAGCATCCCTATTTGCTTACCAGCCGGTACCTTGTATATCATTGACATTTTACGCGGTAAGAAGCAAGAGAAAATTATTAAGAATAAGCATGACAAACTCAGCCCCTGGGGAAAAGGCAAGGGGTATAGCAAAGCACAATGGTGTCATTTTGCCCTGCAATTCTTTCAAAACAATCTTTATGAACGCGCTGGGGAAGATGGAAGCCTTTATTTGACGGATAAGGGTCGGAAAGTCAACACAACAAAAATTACACCAGCCGATCGGTTCTGGGGATTTCCAGTGGATTCGGTGGATATGGATTCGGAAAATAGTATAACTCTGGAATTGAACACTTATGAATCCAAATCCGAGGAACAATATCAGTACGATCCGGGGCTGTTTGAGAAACTTTGCCACAAGCGTAGAAATATAGCAGAAGAAGAACTGATACAGGCATCGCGAGTTTTGCCGCGTGATTCATTGAAAGAGATGGCAACCGAATTGCCACAGTCATTGGAAGAATTTGGGCAGATTCGTGGCATAGGGAAAGTCCGGATGAGATACGCCGATGATTTTTTGCCGATCATCCGTGAATATTGTAACCAACATGAGATAGATTCAGTTGAAAGTGCAAATGAAACTCCACATACTCATGAGCAGGACCCTGAAGAACAAAAAAATGAATATGACCAAGAACTTTTTGAGCGACTTCGAGACAAGCGCGAAGAATTGGCAGAAGCAGAACAGATAACGGCATCAAGGGTTATGACCATTAAATCACTAAAAAAGATGGCAGTCGAATTACCGCAGACATCGGAGGAATTTCAGCAGATTCCTGGCGTAGGGGAAGTGAGGAGGCAATACACCGATGATTTTCTGCCGATTATCCGTGTGTATTGCGAGGAACATGGAATATCAGAGAGGATTTGAGATGTTGGTAAGTTATGGTCTTGGGATTTTTAAATCTTTGCAAATTTTCGCGACAAGCGACTCGGAAATCTCGTTATGTCTCGGCACGGAAGTTGAAGCTTTGATACTCTGTACGGAATTTCCCCACCGCGAGTGTCGGCCACCTTCCCGAATAAAATAGCAACCATGTTCTCTGAGATGTTTAATGAGTGCTCTTCGTCTCATAAACGTTAAGCAAAACAGTCCTAATTCTCCGCGGACGAGCTAAATTTGAATGATTACTTCCTCATGTTGGCTTTCTGCGGATCGGAGAGCTTCTTCCCGATTGTAAGCTATCGTTTCGCGCAGTGTAATTTCTAAAGCAACCAGCAGTTCATTTCTGGTCCGTTCTTGACAATTGACACCGGAGATTTCTTGCACCCACCCGATCCACCAACCGTCGCTGTATTGGATGACAGCTGTGTAATTCTGTTGCATCTTTTTCCTCCATTGAGATAATTGCCAACAATTATATCGGCAATTTCCAGTTAAATCAAGGAAAATGATCCTATGCCTCTGCCAATAGCATACGTTCAACTCTCTCTTTTGCCTGCTCCACAACAGTACCCGCTTCTTGCTGTAGTTGTTTAGCCCGATTGCGCGCATTAGCGATATACTCAGCGATTTCAGTCTGCTTTTCAATGGGAGGCTTTGGAATGATTAACTCCTTGAAGAACTCACTTGAGACCCTTTGCTGTCCGGCAGAACCCGTGAAATGCAACACAGCATGTTCTCGTAAAGACTTCAGGCGCAACAATGCATGAATATAGTGAATGTTTATCTTCTCTAATGCACGAAAGACATGGAACTCCGTCGAACCACATCCAATACCTTCGTTCAAATTATCAACAACAGCAGACTTCCCATTTTCCATACACGGCGTGATTTTTGCCCAAATCAGATCGTTATTCCTGAACCGTGTATATCCCTTTGCTCCCGCGATTGTTTTGCATAGGGATAGGTCGGCTTCCCCATATTCGGCTGAAACTTTTTCCATAGGAACAAAGGTTATACTTGTGTCCAATTCATATCCATGGAAGGAGAGCGGCGGATTAATGAGAACACAATTTTGAAATTTTTCCATCGGGTAGAGCTTCGTATGTAGCGAGTAAACCTGATAATACATCTCCGGATCAAATCGTCGTCCAGATACCTCGCTGAGCATTGCAGTAAAAACACGGTTTTCAATGCTATTTTCTTTCTCCTGAGGTCTTTCAATCCCTAACGCCTTCGGCATATAATCATCAATCGAATCCAAAAGTGTGTTTGCTTCTTGTTCTTTCTGCTTTTTCTGCCTATAGGCGGATCGCATGATGCTGACAATATGGTTTTGGATATTGGTAGGTGGAAGAATAATTCTGAGAGAATACAGAGCTTTGTAGTCGAGTGCAGGACGAGTTCCACCTGTAACTTCTCGGATCGCCAAAGATTGACCGAGAGACAAGTTAAGGAAAACGGCCACATAGCGCGGGTTAATAGCATTATTGGCAACGTGTGTTTTGAGTTGAAATCGAACAGAATGTTGATTTATATTGCCTTCAAAGTTATCAGGAACAACCGCAACACTTCCGATTCTGCCGGTTATTGTGAATACCAGATCGTCTTTTTTGAGTTGTGAACGCTTGAGCATGCCATTATGCACTTCCCTTGTGATGAACTTTGCATCGCTCAAATCAATTCCCTCGTCCACAACATTTTGGACTCTCAAAAATGGAATACCAGAGGAATCTGTATAGTAATCTTCGTCAACCTTTGGCGTGGCTCCGCTTGAGATATCACTTATCAAGGCACCCAAATTGACAACATCAAATTGAGCGTTTTTCAATGCTTTATCAGTAGACTTAAATTTGGGTTGGTAATAGTAGGCATTAATCCGCTTATTGATTATTTCGCCCCGATAGGTGAGAAAAATTTGATCTTCCCTATCAGGGCTTACCCGAAAAAATCCGGGTTCTCAGTGAATTTTCGGTACTCCTCACAGATGGTATCGAGGTCGTTAACCGAATCTTTGCGTCCCGTTGCGTCATAACCGATACGCTCGGCGATTGCCATGAAGATTGGATGGTTGGCGTTCTCCCGAACCCAACCTCGAATGTCTTCGGCGTTCTTATATTCCCATTCCTCTTTAACAGCGTCAATCTTTTCCTTATATTCTGCCTTGACTTGGCTTTCCCACTGTGGATCAGCTGCCGCTTTAAACGCGGCTTTGTATTCCTTCTCCAGCGCATTCAGCGCGCTTGTCTGTGCCTTAAGTTCCGCGCGTGCGGTTTGCAAGTCATACAATTCAAATTCTCTGGTAGGCGTGGGCTCAATTTCTTCTGGGAAGAAAAAGGCACTGAGGGTTTGAACCTTTTTCGTTGGAGGTTTGTCAAGTTTCTGATTTAAGGCATCAATGCTGTCCAAAATCGTCATGAATTGCCGTCTATATGTCTCTGTTGTATCAACCTGTGCTGGAGAGCCTCTTGTGATAAGCGTCCGGCGTTCACCTTCAAGTTCCTCAATCTTAGGGACATAGATCGCTTCGTTCTTTTTAGCAATTTGATCAATGGCGGCTTGATAACGTTCATATTCCTGTTCCGAAAACTTTCGGAGGAACAGAATGGACGTTTTAACGCCGGCGCCGTAATGCGAGAAAGCGATCTGTGGGAGTGAAACAACAGCGAGGATCTGAAAGTGTCGTTCAATGTAATCTCGGACGTATTGCAATGAGGAGTTGGTCAAGATACCATCAGGTAGAACAATCGCGAGTTTTCCGGTTTCCCACTTGAGGAAATCGAAACAGCGTTCAAGAAACAGAATCTCTGTTTTTTGAGAAGCATTTCCCTTACCGAGTTCGTACTTTTCAAGATAGGGCAATTCTGCCTGTTTGATGACAGCACCAAAGGGTGGATTCGTAAGGATTACATCAAATCTCTCTTCTTCAAAGCCTCTGTTTTGGTTGTAGAGGATATTGAAATCGACGAGTGCATCGTTGCTGATGACGTTGCTATGCCCATCATCGTGAATAATCATGTTCATTTTCGCGACGCGGGCAATGGAGTCGTTGACCTCAATGCCGAAGAGCCGATCCTTCGCAAAATCGTGCCAGTGGTTATAGTGTTCAGGGGTCCCTTCGGTGTGAAATTCAGATGCCTGTGCCCGGATGTAATCCATGGCGTGTAACAAAAAACCGCCCGAACCGCACGCAGGATCAAGGATGAGTTCCTCATGGTCGGGCGTGATCATATCAACCATAAACTCAACGACTTCGCGAGGTGTGAAGAACTGTCCGATTTCGCCTTTGAAGAAATTCCCCAAGAATCGTTCAAACGCAACACCTTTCACATCCAAATTGGTCTGGTTGAGGCTAATCCTTTGCAAGTGATTAACAACGGAAAATAGCCGACTTTCATCAATTTCAATATCTTCTTTAAACACCTCTGGGTCTTGTGCTTTTGCCTCTCGATAAAGTCTGTTAATTCGGTTCGCAACGGATTTTGAAGTTTCATGGGTTTTAATTTGAAAATCGTAAGGTTCACCGTTTCGTCTCGCCTTCTTTTCATCCCGGATTTTGATAAAGAGAATTTTGGCGAGTTCGTCAAACGCCTGCGTAGGTGCAAATTTACCGCCTTGCCAGAGGGTATCATGGCATTTCTCAAGGACGCGGATAAGGTCTCCTCTTTCAATGACAGAGAGTTCCGCACGAGGGACACCTTTCAAATATCGCCATTCTTGGACTTTGCCGTATCCTATGGGCGGATCGGCGATGATATTTTCCGTGCGTTCACCCGGCTTGTGATTTTTGACATCAAAGGATCTACGTGTATTTCCGGCAACGACAACAGCGTAATGCCCACCCAAGGAATTACAGTTACCGAAAGCCTGTTCAATCGCCTGCTCGAATTCAGCCTCAGAAATTCCATCCTTTTTGCACTCAATTACGATGAAAGGATCTTTCTTATCATCGTCTTGGAAAACGACAATGTCGGCGAGGTCGGAGGGAGTTCTGCGTGGAACACGCACCTCTAAATCAATCCGGTTTTCGAAATATTGAAAATGTTCGATTAATTCGACGTAAAATTTTGCGCGGACCTGTTCTTCCGGGTCGGTGAATCTGTATTTTTTGTCTGGGGCAATGTAATGGATCCTCGTTCCTTCGTTAAGGAGTTGGATGTAACCTTTCCGTTCTCCGATGTCGAGGAAATCGGTTTGATTGCTTCTCACGTGTTCCTGCCTGCTTTTCTGATAACATTAATAGGATTATAGAGCATCTGAAACCGTTTGTCAAACTCAAAATCCTGTCCCTTACCCCCATTTTTAATGGGAGTCCTGTTGTGAAAGGTATTTGTTGAAAAAAGTATGGGAACGTCAGGGGTGTTCTGGTAGAATACCTCCCTATAGAAAGAAAAGTTGCAACCAATAACAACGTTCTAAGGAGGTATTCTGAACGTCGACGGTAAATTGCCGGCTACGATCTCAATTGTTGCCGCTGCGGTGCGATGGTGGCTCAAAAATGAGAACAATACGATAGATTTACCGATTACGACGCGCACCGGGTATCCACAGAGCAGGTAAAGAACGCGGACGTGAGCAGGTGAAGGGGATGGATTGTCAGGTCATTAAATGTTCTACAATAATAAAAAATAATATGTTATCAATCTTCCCGCCAAGACCCGATGATTTAGCTTGTGGGATGTAGGCGGGCATTGGGTTTGTCGTTCAAGAAACATTGGACATCCGCCTAAAAATATGGTATAATTAAGAGTATTAAGTTGGTAGACATTCACAGCGTAACCGCAGTGTAGTAAACATAAGCGTCTTCTAAAACAAGTGGGTCAATGGACTGCTACGACAAAACCGTGTAGCGATTGTGGTTTTCACAACGAAACCCTAACTCTCTCTGATAGGCAGTGGACATGCCCTGAATGTGGTTCACACCACGATAGAGACATCAACGCTGCGATAAACGATATGCCTGTAGAATACTACAGGGAAACGCCCGCGGGTGGAGCGACAGTCAGACGGTGGACTCTTTGAGAAAACCGCAGTCGCTATGAAACCGAAGCCCCAACCTTTAGATTGTGGGTGCTATCACTCAAACTCACATAAAAGTCAGATTCATTTCTTTAGGAGATTGAACAGTATGAAAATTATGATGGTATTAGCAGGATTTGTGTTGATGATAGCCTATTGTGTTATCGGCACGAGCGACATGGCACAGGCGGAGGAAGTCTTAGGAACAGGAACAGATTCACTGCTGGGAGGAGACCTAACCGACCCAGAAGACGATGGTGAACCTGAAGCCGATAAAGGTTACAACGCCACTTTCTCAGCCAACGATGAACCCGGATTCGCGGGCGGCGAATTTGCGTTTAACGTCTTCGATAACCGCCTTGGCCCCAGCAATGATAAATGGTGCTGCGGACGTGGAGGCGGCATCCCGAAAGAAGGTCTACACGTGACAGCTGAGTTTGAGGAGCAGTACGCATTAACACACTTCACCGTATCTTCAGCGAACGATGTTCCACCGAGGGACCCCACAGTGTGGGAGGTTCAGGGGTCGAACGACGGCAAAGATTTTACGACCATCTATGCTCACGACGGGAAAAGTTTTTGGGAGCAGCGACTGCAAGTCGTCCTTTTTGAGGCAGGGGAAGATTACGACGTTCAAAAAACTGGGTATCGGTTTTTTCGACATGTTACTTTTGACACCGCATCGAACCCGGCTGGGGCGTACTTTCAAATTGGCGAAATTGAGTTCTTCGGCGATGATAGTTTTCCTGTAGACCCCAGAGCCAAACTCGCAACCACATGGGGACACATCAAAAACGTCCGATAAGCGCAAATATCGGACATTTTCTAAATCGGCTTGAATCCAGTAATAACTTGGTTCGAGCCGTTTTTCATATCTGCTTGAAACCGCTCAAAGCGCATCGCCAAAAACACCCTTAAGGAATTGAACATCAAGGAACAGTTGTTAAACACTCTTAATCTTCCCTAAAATAGCGCCAACAATATCCGATGTTGATTCCCGATCCAGCCAGTCAATGCGTGTATCTTTGCGGAACCATGTCAACTGTCGTTTGGCGAACCGACGGGTGTTCCGTTTCAGTTGTGAGATCGCTTCCAGATATGTGCAGTCTCCGTCGAGATACGCGATTAACTCTCGATAGCCGAAACTTTGGAGCGCGACTGAGTCCCGTGCATATCCCATCGCTAACAACGATTCAACCTCTGCTATCAATCCATTGGCAAGCATCACGTCTACGCGCTGTTCGATACGACGGTATAGCAGCGCACGCGGCATCGTGAGTCCGAAGGCGATGAACGGATATCGCTGTTTTTTGGGATGCCACTGCTGTTGGAGTTCGGACATCGGAGTGCCTGTCAATTCATAGACCTCTAAAGCACGAATGACACGGACGACGTTGTTCGGATGGATGCGTTCAGCAGATTCTGGATCACAGGCTCGAAGCCGGTTGTGGAGGTGATCAACCCCGTGTTGTGCCGCTTCCGCTTCAAGTCGCTTTCGGAGTGTAGGGTGCGCTCCCGGTCCCTCAAACAAACCGTCAACAATCGCTCGGAAATAGAGTCCCGCACCGCCAACCAGCAACATCCGCTTGCCCCTGTTTTGGATGTCGGCAATTGCTATGTCTGCGAGGGATTGATAGTCGGCAACGGAGAAGCGTTGGGAAATGTCGACGCAGTCTATGAGGTGATGCTGTGCTGTCTGCTGTTCCTCAGGGGTGGGTTTGGCGGTGCCGATATCCATCTGTCGATAGATTTGGCGAGAATCGACAGAGACAATCTCGGCATTGAGACGTTGTGCGAGTTGGATCGCTATTTCTGTTTTGCCAACTGCTGTGGGACCGAGAAGGCAGACGAGTTTTGACTTCATTTCAAGATGCCGCCGCTTTCAACTTGGGAAGCCACCGTGAAAAGAAGGCAATCGCTTTCGGATCCCGGCAATGCGGCGCGCACAAGTATTTGCCCCTGCTGCTTTCAGTATAGCCTAAGGCAAAGATCCCAAAAACTTGCCATCCGATAGTGGTAACACCTCCAGCAAGGCCCCCGATACTCACAACACCAACAGCGTTGCATCCAATGGCTATAATACCGATAGCATTGTACCCGATAGCAATAACACCTGCAACGTTGTACCCGACAGCGATAAGTCCTCCAACATTAACACCAATGGCAATAAGACTGACAAAGTTTAAACCAAAAGTGAGTGGACCGTAAGCGTGGACATTCATATAGTGGAGAAAAAAGGGAAGCACAGATACAAAAGCCATCAAGATGCCGTAAGCAATACTCCACCTTACTAAATACGGTTTGAAGGTTTTTTTAAAGTTTTCAGGAGTGGTTGTAACTTGCATTTGGCGAACCCTTAGTAGAGCGTTGGGTTTCAACTCCGTTTCAACCCAACCTACGGAACATTTGTAGCATCGCGGGCATCAACAATCCAACCGCCGCCGAGGACGTATTCCCCATCGTAAAAGACGGTGGCTTGCCCGGGTGTAATGGCGCGGCGCGGTTCATCAAACTTCACGATTGCTTCTGTGTCGCTGATAGGCGAGATTGTCGCGGGACCGCCATCG
Above is a window of Candidatus Poribacteria bacterium DNA encoding:
- a CDS encoding RecQ family ATP-dependent DNA helicase produces the protein MSPLIGSGETGENTRCGGRRHFTVRVLIVAKTRMGSGACIGAITEKGESVRLIPFNADPREGANKEYEVGEIWKIIGEPEISLIPPHNENFVVDKKSRIHKTKDTRDLISAIELLMPPKSGDPRQLYEGLLQTTSIGSLYVPPGHDVPPYSTMFWRTNKELTLETEKKKNLCYRYPTENGGCTLTFVGFQKPLETIPAGTLLRVSLAHWWRPKNRPHTELRCYVQLSGWFLEEERQEKVISLPERRQPPQTETPSLEVLKNVFGHEQFLPFQEEIIEHIRKGKDALVVLPTGGGKSLCYQLPACVFNDLTIVVSPLIALMQDQVIQLEQKGIRAAFLNHILEDEEPEEYLATMQKVRNGEIKLLYIAPERLVQRPEIHIMLYDSDVACLAIDEAHCIAQWGHDFRPDYRELDWVREQFPNAVCIATTATATPRVQKDIKQSLNFPESNEFIDSFDRENLFIFVEPRFELLGQTLAFLKKHANESGIIYCQRRKHVDWLCENLKEHGISALPYHAGLDNETRTQNQDAFINGDARVIVATIAFGMGIDKSDVRFVLHAWLPKDMESYYQEIGRSGRDGERAECLLLFSPDDADTINEFIDDGHPSQREGRIEALQKLIAWATSDECRRKALLDYFGEPYENENCGMCDNCRKAKIEQVDLTTPAQKFLSCLHWILDWINKNNTKPEEIFDKTYFVGTLQGENMSIPICLPAGTLYIIDILRGKKQEKIIKNKHDKLSPWGKGKGYSKAQWCHFALQFFQNNLYERAGEDGSLYLTDKGRKVNTTKITPADRFWGFPVDSVDMDSENSITLELNTYESKSEEQYQYDPGLFEKLCHKRRNIAEEELIQASRVLPRDSLKEMATELPQSLEEFGQIRGIGKVRMRYADDFLPIIREYCNQHEIDSVESANETPHTHEQDPEEQKNEYDQELFERLRDKREELAEAEQITASRVMTIKSLKKMAVELPQTSEEFQQIPGVGEVRRQYTDDFLPIIRVYCEEHGISERI
- a CDS encoding type II toxin-antitoxin system HicA family toxin, whose protein sequence is MRRRALIKHLREHGCYFIREGGRHSRWGNSVQSIKASTSVPRHNEISESLVAKICKDLKIPRP
- a CDS encoding type II toxin-antitoxin system HicB family antitoxin, whose translation is MQQNYTAVIQYSDGWWIGWVQEISGVNCQERTRNELLVALEITLRETIAYNREEALRSAESQHEEVIIQI
- a CDS encoding N-6 DNA methylase — encoded protein: MRSNQTDFLDIGERKGYIQLLNEGTRIHYIAPDKKYRFTDPEEQVRAKFYVELIEHFQYFENRIDLEVRVPRRTPSDLADIVVFQDDDKKDPFIVIECKKDGISEAEFEQAIEQAFGNCNSLGGHYAVVVAGNTRRSFDVKNHKPGERTENIIADPPIGYGKVQEWRYLKGVPRAELSVIERGDLIRVLEKCHDTLWQGGKFAPTQAFDELAKILFIKIRDEKKARRNGEPYDFQIKTHETSKSVANRINRLYREAKAQDPEVFKEDIEIDESRLFSVVNHLQRISLNQTNLDVKGVAFERFLGNFFKGEIGQFFTPREVVEFMVDMITPDHEELILDPACGSGGFLLHAMDYIRAQASEFHTEGTPEHYNHWHDFAKDRLFGIEVNDSIARVAKMNMIIHDDGHSNVISNDALVDFNILYNQNRGFEEERFDVILTNPPFGAVIKQAELPYLEKYELGKGNASQKTEILFLERCFDFLKWETGKLAIVLPDGILTNSSLQYVRDYIERHFQILAVVSLPQIAFSHYGAGVKTSILFLRKFSEQEYERYQAAIDQIAKKNEAIYVPKIEELEGERRTLITRGSPAQVDTTETYRRQFMTILDSIDALNQKLDKPPTKKVQTLSAFFFPEEIEPTPTREFELYDLQTARAELKAQTSALNALEKEYKAAFKAAADPQWESQVKAEYKEKIDAVKEEWEYKNAEDIRGWVRENANHPIFMAIAERIGYDATGRKDSVNDLDTICEEYRKFTENPDFFG
- a CDS encoding transposase codes for the protein MGQWTATTKPCSDCGFHNETLTLSDRQWTCPECGSHHDRDINAAINDMPVEYYRETPAGGATVRRWTL
- a CDS encoding discoidin domain-containing protein — protein: MKIMMVLAGFVLMIAYCVIGTSDMAQAEEVLGTGTDSLLGGDLTDPEDDGEPEADKGYNATFSANDEPGFAGGEFAFNVFDNRLGPSNDKWCCGRGGGIPKEGLHVTAEFEEQYALTHFTVSSANDVPPRDPTVWEVQGSNDGKDFTTIYAHDGKSFWEQRLQVVLFEAGEDYDVQKTGYRFFRHVTFDTASNPAGAYFQIGEIEFFGDDSFPVDPRAKLATTWGHIKNVR
- the miaA gene encoding tRNA (adenosine(37)-N6)-dimethylallyltransferase MiaA — protein: MKSKLVCLLGPTAVGKTEIAIQLAQRLNAEIVSVDSRQIYRQMDIGTAKPTPEEQQTAQHHLIDCVDISQRFSVADYQSLADIAIADIQNRGKRMLLVGGAGLYFRAIVDGLFEGPGAHPTLRKRLEAEAAQHGVDHLHNRLRACDPESAERIHPNNVVRVIRALEVYELTGTPMSELQQQWHPKKQRYPFIAFGLTMPRALLYRRIEQRVDVMLANGLIAEVESLLAMGYARDSVALQSFGYRELIAYLDGDCTYLEAISQLKRNTRRFAKRQLTWFRKDTRIDWLDRESTSDIVGAILGKIKSV